The Actinopolymorpha sp. NPDC004070 genomic interval ACCGACACGCCCCGGGGTCGTACGAGAAGGTTCTGGAAAGTACTCCGGGACGCGGTGTCGGATCGGGGCCGAGGCGTTCGTAGCGAGAGTGAACGGCCGCTCGCGACGGGCGCCCTGAACCGCAGGAGATGATTCGGCATGCAGTACCTCGTTTCCGTGATCGACGACCGGACCGGCTCCGCCGCCTCCGACGAGATGGCGGCCATCGACGAGTTCAACGACGGGCTCCGCGCCGACGGTCACTGGGTCTTCGCCGGCGGCCTCGCCTCCCCCAGCGCCGCGACCGTCATCGACAACCGCGGCGAGGAGACGCTGTTCACCGACGGCCCCTTCCTGGAGTCCAAGGAGTACCTCGCCGGCTTCTGGATCATGGAGGCCGAGGACCTCGACGTGGCGCTCAGGCTCGCCGCTGCGGGATCTCGGGCATGCAACCGGAAGGTCGAGGTGCGGCCGTTCCTGTGAGTCCGGGAAGTGTGGTCGACGTACGGGAGGCGATCACCCGGGCCCACCGCGAGGAGTGGGCGCGGGTGGTGGCCTCCCTGACGAGGCGTTTCGGTGACCTCGACGTCGCCGAGGAGGCCGCGGCCGAGGCGTTCGCGACTGCCGTCGAACGCTGGCCCACCGACGGCGTTCCCCCCAATCCCGGC includes:
- a CDS encoding YciI family protein yields the protein MQYLVSVIDDRTGSAASDEMAAIDEFNDGLRADGHWVFAGGLASPSAATVIDNRGEETLFTDGPFLESKEYLAGFWIMEAEDLDVALRLAAAGSRACNRKVEVRPFL